The following is a genomic window from Corynebacterium incognita.
GCGCTCGGCGCGGTCCCCGCACTTTACGCGCTAGTGGTCCGCCTCGGCCTGCCGGAATCCGTGCGCTACCTCGAAGCGCGCGGGCGCCACGAGGAGGCGGAAAAGGTAGTGGCTTCTTTCGAGGCAGAGGTACCTGCAGCGGAGCTCAACGAAGCTACTCAGGCCGCGGTGGACGAGGTCAGCTCGCCGGGCAGCAGCGCCCGCCTAGAAAGCGACCCGGCGCTGACCGCGCGAAGCATCTTCTCCCCCGTCATGCGCGGGCGCACTGCGGCGCTGTGGATCGTGTGGTTCTGCGTGAACTTCTCCTACTACGGAGCGTTCATCTGGATTCCGTCGCTGCTGGTGGCGGATGGCTTCACCCTGGTGAAGTCCTTTACGTTCACGCTGATTATCACGCTGGCTCAGCTGCCCGGCTACGCCGTGGCGGCGTGGCTGGTGGAGGCGTGGGGCCGCCGCGCTACCTTGGCCACGTTGCTGGCGGGTTCGGCCGCAGCGGCGGGGCTATACGGCACCGCCGACACTGAGATCATGATCATCGTGGCCGGCTGCCTCTTGAGCTTCTTCAACCTCGGCGCGTGGGGTGCCCTTTACGCGATTGGGCCGGAGCTCTACCCAGCGCACATCCGCGGCGCGGGCACGGGTTCGGCGGCGGGCTTCGGCCGCGTCGCATCCATCTTGGCCCCGCTTGCCGTGCCCTTCATTCTGGGCAACTGGTCTACCGGCGTTCTGTTCGCCGTGTTCGCGGCTTCGTTTGCTGTGGCGGCCATCGCCGCCTTCACGCTGCCGGAGCAGCGGGCCAAGGTCGTTGATGCTTAAAGGAGCTCATCGCCTTTAGGCGCCGAAAAGGCGAGTCAGGAAACCGCGCTTCGGGGCGGCTTCCTCCAGCTCACGGATGTCCGTGGGCATATTGAGCAACATGGTGGAGCGCTCCGTGCGCGCTACCGTGATGTCTTCAGTCAGGGAGGCGAGGGTGCTGGCGCACGCTGCCTTCGTGTTCAAGGTGCGGATAGTCATGGCTTGTCCCTCCTCCAATGGGTGACGATCGAAACATCATGGGCTACATCATGTCGAAATCTCTTGCATTGCCTAATTTAGAAGTCCATGACCAGCAAAGTCACCGTTGGTAAGCCAATACTTAGTAACTTTGCCCTTAAATAGGTAAGCCTAAATAGACCATGATTTCCGCACGTAAAAGGCAATTTCTCCCATTCGAGAAGCATCGGGGCGCCGACGCCCGCGACTGCCAGTGTGACAAAGTTAACATTGACGCCCTCGTTGGGGGGGGGGAGGTTCGCGAGGCGTCGAGAAGCGGTCTCGCTTAGCCGCGGGCCATGTTGACGAACTTGGAGTAGTGCAACTGGTGCGCGACCTGCACGGTATCGATAGGGCCGCCACGATGCTTGGCTAAGATGATGTCGGCCTCACCAGCGCGCTCGTTGTCACGGTCCTGGGAATCCGGGCGGTACAACAGCATCACCATATCCGCGTCCTGTTCCAGCGAGCCGGACTCACGCAGGTCGGCCAACTGGGGCTTTTTGTCCGTACGAGCCTCTGGGCCACGGTTGAGCTGCGAGATGGCGATGACGGGGACATCGAGCTCCTTAGCCAGCAGCTTGAGCTGTCGCGAAAATTCCGACACCTCCTGCTGACGCGACTCCACCTTGCGGCCTGAACTCAGCAGCTGCATGTAGTCCAGCACCACCAGATCTAGGCCGTGGGTCTGCGAGAGCTTGCGCGCCTTGGAGCGAATCTCCATCATGGTCAGCGTCGGGGAATCGTCAATGTACAACGGCGCCTTTTCCAGGGCATCAAAGCTCGCCACCAGCTTCTGCCAGTCCTCCGTGGACACCTTGCCGCCGCGCATATCCGACAGCTTGACCTCGGCCTCCGCGGACAAAATACGCATGACGATCTCCTCGCTGGACATCTCTAGCGAGAAGATGACGGACGTCTTGCCGTGGCGAATAGAGGCCTCGCGCATGAAGTCCATGGCCAAGGTTGACTTACCCACGCCCGGACGCGCCGCGATGATGATCATCTGGCCGCCGCGCAGGCCGTTGGTCAGCTCGTCCAAGTCAATGAAACCGGTGGGCACACCCACCTGTTGCCCGCCGTGCTGCTGCAGCTCGGTGAGGGTATCGATGGTGGGGCCGAGCAGGTTACCCAAGACGTCGTAGTCATCTGCGGTTTGGCGCTTGCCGACGGCGAAGACCTCCTGCTGCGCCATATCCACGACAGCGTCCACTTCGGCATCTTCCAAGCCTTCGTAGCCCAGCTGCACTACGCGTGTACCGGCTGACACGAGGCTGCGGAACACCGCCTTTTCCGCGATCATCTCAGCGTAAAAGCGCGAGTTCGCCGCACTAGGTACGGACGCCACGAGCTGGTGCAGATATGCCGCGCCACCCACGCGCTCCAGATCGTTTTGGCGATCCAACTGGCCGGACAGAATGAGCGGATCGATCTCGCCCTCGTTGGACAAGACCTTCAGAATCGCCTCGTAAATCGTGCGGTTGCGGGGCACATAAAAGTCATCGGGTTTGAGGATGTCCATGACTTCGTCACAGGCTTCCCGGCTGAGCAGCATCGCACCCAGCACGCCTTCCTCAGCCTCGCGGTCCTGCGGCGGGGTGCGGAATTCACCGTAATTGTTTCCCTGGTCCGACCGCGGGGAGGAATAGCGCCCAGTGGGCTCCGGCGGGGAATCATTAAACGGTTCCGGAGGGAAACTGGCGTCGTCGAAAGCTGGGCTAAAGCCACTCGTCATAGGTTCTCTACCTTCCCCTTTTCACGGATACGACCGCCGGTGCCGGGGCACCGCGGACGCCACGCGCATCGAAAAATAAACCGCTTGCTCGAACAGTCTAGCTGGGTCTGAGCCAGTGGATAACTCCACTGGCTCGCGGACCGATATCCACCCCAGCCCCCAAGTTATCCACAGCTCCCGCTCCTATCGGCGCCTCATGTGCGGTTTTAAGCATCCGTGCCCTACACCCACTGTGGATAACTTGTGGAGAAACGGACGCATACTTTGGCACTTTTCATGCAATGCGCAGCTCAGACGCCATTTGTGGCTGTGGACAACCATCGTGTTAATTGTGCAAAACTACCTCTACCTGCGCTAAGGGACGGTATGAAAAATGGATAAGATTGCCACCTGCACGAACGCGAACGAGGAATTGTGGGATTTTTCTCAAAAGTTATCCACAGGTTTTCGGAGTTATCCACATACCCCACATGAGGCACCGAGCGCGGCCCAGGAACCGCGAAAGCCCCGCCGCGACGAACCCGAATCATCGGGTAAGCCGTGCGGGGCTTTCGAGTGCTGTTGTCTGTGGGTCACTGACAGTGACCGCCGAAGGGCTTAAGTAATTTAAGCGCCTACGACCGAGAAGTTGACCTTGCCGAGTACGTCAGCGTGCAGCTTGACCTCGACCTGGTAGTTGCCCGTCTTCTTGACTAGGCCCTTTGGCATGTTCACGATGCGCTTGTCCAGCTTCGGACCGCCGGCAGCTGCCACAGCGTCCACGATGTCCTGTGCGGACACGGAGCCGAAGAGCTTGCCCTTCTCAGAGGTCTTCACCGTGACGGTGACGCCGCTGAGCTGCTCGAGCTGGTTGCGGACCTCGCGTGCGTGGTCCAGGTCGCGGATCGCACGTGCTTCCTGAGCGCGCTTGATGCCTTCGATCTGCTTCTCCGCGCCACGGGTAGCCACGATGGCCAAGCCGCGAGGAAGCAGGTAGTTACGTCCGTAGCCGTCCTTAACCTCAACAATTTCGCCTGGGGCGCCGAGGTTTTCAACGGCAGCGGTGAGGATCAGCTTCATGATCCCTGCCTTTCGTTGTTATGCCCGCGAGCTAAAAAGCGCTGGCGGAAATGGGTTTATGGTGAGAAATGACAGGCTAAGGGGTAACTGGGTTTAGAACGGTGGCTCTTCGCTGGCACCAAAGTTGGAGCCAGCCTGCGGAGCAGAGCCCCACGGATCATTGTCAGGCTGAGCGTTCTGCTGCGGCTGGGACGCGGGGGCCTGCTGTGGCTGATTGCCACCGAAGCCACCGTAGTTGCCGCCCTGGTTCCCACCGTTGCCGCCACCAAAGTTGGAGTTGCCGCCACCAAAGTTATTGCCGCCGCCGTAGTTGCCGGAGCCGCCCTCACGCGGGTTCCGGTTCACCTGGGCAGTGGCATAACGCAGGGAGGGGCCAACCTCGTCTACTTCGATTTCAAAAACGGTGCGGTTTTCGCCCTCGCGGGTCTGGTAGGACCGCTGACGGAGGCGACCAGTGACAACGACGCGAGCGCCCTTGGTCAGGGACTCGGCGACGTTTTCTGCGGCTTTGTTCCATACATTGCAGGTCAAGAACGTGGCTTCGCCGTCTTCCCACTGGTTCGTCTGCGAGTTAAAGCGACGAGGTGTGGAAGCGACGCGGAAGTTGGCAACTGCCTTTCCCGCAGGGGTAAAACGAAGTTCGGGATCGGCAACTAAGTTACCCACGAACGTGATGTTGGTATCGCCCTGTGCCATGTGTTCAGCCTTTCGTTGAAGTGCTTTAGGTTCCGAGGTTCAAAAGCTCACATTTGAGCTTGTCCAAACCCAGTATCCTCAATTAGCTGTCGGTTCGCAGAACCTTGGTGCGAAGGATGGTATCGCTGAGGTTCAGACGGCGGTCGAGCTCCTGCACAGATGCGGACTCGCACTCCAAGTTGGCGACGGCGTAGATGCCCTCTTCCTTCTTGTTGATCGGGTACGCAAGACGGCGCTTGCCCCACACGTCCAGGTTTTCTACCTTGCCGCCATCCTTACGGATGATTTCCAGGTACTTATCCAGGGACGGGGTTACGGTGCGCTCATCCTGGCTTGGATCCACAATGATCATGATTTCGTAGTGACGCACGGACCTCATCACCTCCTATGGTCTAGTTGTTGTAATCGGCCACATCACCTTTGCGGATGTGGCAGGAGGGTACGTTGCGTCAAGCAACCACGCCAGATTACCCTAGTCAGACCCCGAAAAGAAATCCCCTACCTCGCTTAAGCGGCGTAAAACACCGCGCAGGTCGTGGGAATGACCGTGAGAAACACTAAGGCCCCCAGCCCCAACAAGAGCGGCACCCACCGCGGCTTGTTGCGCATAAAGGTCCAGTACGCCGTGATGACACAAATAAAGCCCAAGAAGATCGACACGATGCCGATGATGGTCACGGCCATTTAGATCGCGCTTTCCGACGCCACTTTTACTCGCGGCCTGAAGGGGCCGGCGAGGGGATCGCGGCCCTCGTGCGCGTCGCGCACCTTGTCCGCAGTCTTGCCGTACATCTGACGGATCACGATGACCGCCAGCGCGATGAGGAAGCCGTCGCGGCACAGTAGCACCAGGTCCAAGAATTCACCCGGCACGCCCTTCTTATCCGTGCCCAGCATGTGCCACATCAGCGCCGGCCACACCAACATCTCTGTGATCATCCACGAGATCAGGAGTCGCCAGCGCGGCACCGCAAGGACGGCCGG
Proteins encoded in this region:
- a CDS encoding single-stranded DNA-binding protein, whose amino-acid sequence is MAQGDTNITFVGNLVADPELRFTPAGKAVANFRVASTPRRFNSQTNQWEDGEATFLTCNVWNKAAENVAESLTKGARVVVTGRLRQRSYQTREGENRTVFEIEVDEVGPSLRYATAQVNRNPREGGSGNYGGGNNFGGGNSNFGGGNGGNQGGNYGGFGGNQPQQAPASQPQQNAQPDNDPWGSAPQAGSNFGASEEPPF
- a CDS encoding MFS transporter, whose product is MLNTENSTSPAVPLTRNERLDRIPVTRKHKRLVLGSGIGWALDAMDVGLISFIMAALAVHWELDKTQTSWLASAGFVGMAIGATLGGLLADKIGRRQVFALTLLVYGLATGASALSTGLAMLIALRFVVGLGLGAELPVASTLVSEFAPRKIRGRMVVILEAFWAVGWILAAGIGTFVVGASDNGWRWALALGAVPALYALVVRLGLPESVRYLEARGRHEEAEKVVASFEAEVPAAELNEATQAAVDEVSSPGSSARLESDPALTARSIFSPVMRGRTAALWIVWFCVNFSYYGAFIWIPSLLVADGFTLVKSFTFTLIITLAQLPGYAVAAWLVEAWGRRATLATLLAGSAAAAGLYGTADTEIMIIVAGCLLSFFNLGAWGALYAIGPELYPAHIRGAGTGSAAGFGRVASILAPLAVPFILGNWSTGVLFAVFAASFAVAAIAAFTLPEQRAKVVDA
- the rpsF gene encoding 30S ribosomal protein S6, with product MRHYEIMIIVDPSQDERTVTPSLDKYLEIIRKDGGKVENLDVWGKRRLAYPINKKEEGIYAVANLECESASVQELDRRLNLSDTILRTKVLRTDS
- the rplI gene encoding 50S ribosomal protein L9; translation: MKLILTAAVENLGAPGEIVEVKDGYGRNYLLPRGLAIVATRGAEKQIEGIKRAQEARAIRDLDHAREVRNQLEQLSGVTVTVKTSEKGKLFGSVSAQDIVDAVAAAGGPKLDKRIVNMPKGLVKKTGNYQVEVKLHADVLGKVNFSVVGA
- the dnaB gene encoding replicative DNA helicase, with the protein product MTSGFSPAFDDASFPPEPFNDSPPEPTGRYSSPRSDQGNNYGEFRTPPQDREAEEGVLGAMLLSREACDEVMDILKPDDFYVPRNRTIYEAILKVLSNEGEIDPLILSGQLDRQNDLERVGGAAYLHQLVASVPSAANSRFYAEMIAEKAVFRSLVSAGTRVVQLGYEGLEDAEVDAVVDMAQQEVFAVGKRQTADDYDVLGNLLGPTIDTLTELQQHGGQQVGVPTGFIDLDELTNGLRGGQMIIIAARPGVGKSTLAMDFMREASIRHGKTSVIFSLEMSSEEIVMRILSAEAEVKLSDMRGGKVSTEDWQKLVASFDALEKAPLYIDDSPTLTMMEIRSKARKLSQTHGLDLVVLDYMQLLSSGRKVESRQQEVSEFSRQLKLLAKELDVPVIAISQLNRGPEARTDKKPQLADLRESGSLEQDADMVMLLYRPDSQDRDNERAGEADIILAKHRGGPIDTVQVAHQLHYSKFVNMARG